In the Danaus plexippus chromosome 4, MEX_DaPlex, whole genome shotgun sequence genome, one interval contains:
- the LOC116768768 gene encoding acyl-CoA Delta-9 desaturase-like isoform X1, which yields MPSSAKLTITRGLNKVKMAPNSSDANGVLFESDAATPDLALPNTPIQQADSYPRKYVWRNIIAFAYLHIAALYGGYLFLFSAKWQTNIFAYILYVMSGLGITAGAHRLWAHKSYKAKWPLRVILVIFNTLAFQDSAIDWARDHRMHHKYSETDADPHNATRGFFFSHIGWLLVRKHPELKRKGKGLDLSDLYADPILRFQKKYYLLLMPISCFILPTIIPVYLWGETWTNGYFVAAMFRYAFILNVTWLVNSAAHKWGDKPYDKNIQPSENMSVSLFALGEGFHNYHHTFPWDYKTAELGNNRLNFTTTFINFFAKIGWAYDLKTVSDEIVKQRVNRTGDGSHHLWGWGDKDHSKEEIRAAIRINPTDDKEE from the exons GTGAAAATGGCACCTAATTCGAGTGACGCCAATGGGGTGTTATTTGAATCGGACGCAGCCACACCAGACTTGGCTCTTCCTAACACTCCAATCCAACAAGCAGATAGTTACCCAAGAAAATATGTATGGAGAAATATCATCGCATTTGCATATTTGCACATAGCTGCATTATATGGCGGATATCTCTTCCTATTCTCTGCGAAATggcaaacaaatatttttg cTTACATCCTGTATGTTATGTCTGGGCTGGGTATCACGGCGGGTGCTCATAGACTCTGGGCCCATAAGTCATACAAAGCTAAATGGCCATTACGTGTTATACTTGTAATTTTCAACACTTTGGCATTCCAG GATTCTGCCATTGACTGGGCTCGCGATCATCGCATGCACCACAAGTATTCCGAAACGGATGCCGATCCTCATAACGCGACACGCGGCTTCTTCTTCTCACATATCGGCTGGCTGCTGGTGAGGAAACATCCCGAGCTCAAGAGGAAAGGCAAAGGTCTAGACCTGAGCGATCTATACGCTGATCCAATACTGCGTTTCCAGAAGAA GTACTACCTCCTCCTAATGCCAATCAGCTGTTTCATCCTGCCGACGATTATCCCGGTCTATCTGTGGGGGGAGACGTGGACGAACGGTTACTTCGTGGCGGCCATGTTCCGTTACGCGTTCATCTTGAACGTGACCTGGTTGGTAAATTCCGCCGCCCACAAATGGGGCGATAAGCCCTACGACAAAAACATCCAGCCCTCCGAAAACATGTCAGTGTCACTGTTCGCTCTGGGCGAAGGATTCCACAATTACCACCACACATTCCCGTGGGATTACAAAACCGCTGAGCTGGGCAACAACAGGCTGAATTTCACTACTACCTTCATAAATTTCTTCGCCAAAATCGGCTGGGCCTACGACCTGAAAACCGTTTCTGACGAGATCGTCAAGCAACGGGTCAACCGTACTGGCGATGGAAGCCATCATTTATGGGGATGGGGGGATAAAGACCATTCCAAGGAGGAAATCAGGGCCGCCATAAGGATCAATCCTACGGATGATAAAGAGGAATAA
- the LOC116768768 gene encoding acyl-CoA Delta-9 desaturase-like isoform X2: MAPNSSDANGVLFESDAATPDLALPNTPIQQADSYPRKYVWRNIIAFAYLHIAALYGGYLFLFSAKWQTNIFAYILYVMSGLGITAGAHRLWAHKSYKAKWPLRVILVIFNTLAFQDSAIDWARDHRMHHKYSETDADPHNATRGFFFSHIGWLLVRKHPELKRKGKGLDLSDLYADPILRFQKKYYLLLMPISCFILPTIIPVYLWGETWTNGYFVAAMFRYAFILNVTWLVNSAAHKWGDKPYDKNIQPSENMSVSLFALGEGFHNYHHTFPWDYKTAELGNNRLNFTTTFINFFAKIGWAYDLKTVSDEIVKQRVNRTGDGSHHLWGWGDKDHSKEEIRAAIRINPTDDKEE, encoded by the exons ATGGCACCTAATTCGAGTGACGCCAATGGGGTGTTATTTGAATCGGACGCAGCCACACCAGACTTGGCTCTTCCTAACACTCCAATCCAACAAGCAGATAGTTACCCAAGAAAATATGTATGGAGAAATATCATCGCATTTGCATATTTGCACATAGCTGCATTATATGGCGGATATCTCTTCCTATTCTCTGCGAAATggcaaacaaatatttttg cTTACATCCTGTATGTTATGTCTGGGCTGGGTATCACGGCGGGTGCTCATAGACTCTGGGCCCATAAGTCATACAAAGCTAAATGGCCATTACGTGTTATACTTGTAATTTTCAACACTTTGGCATTCCAG GATTCTGCCATTGACTGGGCTCGCGATCATCGCATGCACCACAAGTATTCCGAAACGGATGCCGATCCTCATAACGCGACACGCGGCTTCTTCTTCTCACATATCGGCTGGCTGCTGGTGAGGAAACATCCCGAGCTCAAGAGGAAAGGCAAAGGTCTAGACCTGAGCGATCTATACGCTGATCCAATACTGCGTTTCCAGAAGAA GTACTACCTCCTCCTAATGCCAATCAGCTGTTTCATCCTGCCGACGATTATCCCGGTCTATCTGTGGGGGGAGACGTGGACGAACGGTTACTTCGTGGCGGCCATGTTCCGTTACGCGTTCATCTTGAACGTGACCTGGTTGGTAAATTCCGCCGCCCACAAATGGGGCGATAAGCCCTACGACAAAAACATCCAGCCCTCCGAAAACATGTCAGTGTCACTGTTCGCTCTGGGCGAAGGATTCCACAATTACCACCACACATTCCCGTGGGATTACAAAACCGCTGAGCTGGGCAACAACAGGCTGAATTTCACTACTACCTTCATAAATTTCTTCGCCAAAATCGGCTGGGCCTACGACCTGAAAACCGTTTCTGACGAGATCGTCAAGCAACGGGTCAACCGTACTGGCGATGGAAGCCATCATTTATGGGGATGGGGGGATAAAGACCATTCCAAGGAGGAAATCAGGGCCGCCATAAGGATCAATCCTACGGATGATAAAGAGGAATAA